The following proteins are co-located in the Bordetella bronchialis genome:
- a CDS encoding LysR family transcriptional regulator: protein MDLRQLEYFVHVAELGSFTKAAAILDVAQPALSRQVRRLEIELRQTLLYRNGRGVSPTEAGKRLLAHGRGILQQFDRARQEVEDARGSPVGRVVVGVPHSIGRLLTAPFVAEFRRAFPRATLCLTEGLTVHLHEWLLSGRIDVAILHDPIPTPGLEFLPLSEDPLFLIERRAKGRAPMGASIPVKDLADVPLIIPSRPHPLRMLVETRLASLGRKISVTLEIDAVGAIVDLVTQGYGHAIVTQNALLITGDAAKLSARRIVSPRMTSTLALATSAERPETALGRQTAQLIADFTPRALAQAARRAAGKR, encoded by the coding sequence ATGGACCTGCGCCAACTCGAATACTTCGTCCACGTCGCCGAACTGGGCAGCTTCACCAAGGCCGCGGCCATCCTGGACGTGGCGCAGCCCGCGCTCAGCCGCCAGGTGCGCCGCCTGGAAATCGAACTGCGCCAGACCCTGCTTTACCGCAACGGGCGCGGCGTCAGTCCCACCGAGGCCGGCAAGCGGCTGCTGGCCCACGGGCGCGGCATCTTGCAGCAGTTCGACCGCGCCCGGCAGGAAGTAGAGGACGCGCGCGGGTCGCCGGTGGGGCGCGTGGTCGTCGGCGTGCCGCACTCCATCGGGCGCCTGCTGACGGCGCCTTTCGTCGCCGAGTTCCGTCGCGCGTTTCCGCGCGCCACGCTGTGCCTGACCGAGGGCCTGACCGTACATCTGCATGAATGGCTGCTGTCCGGGCGCATCGACGTCGCCATCCTGCACGATCCGATTCCCACGCCGGGGCTGGAATTCCTGCCGCTCAGCGAAGACCCGCTGTTCCTGATCGAGCGGCGCGCCAAGGGCCGCGCGCCGATGGGCGCATCCATTCCCGTCAAGGACCTGGCCGACGTTCCGCTGATCATTCCCAGCCGGCCCCATCCGCTGCGCATGCTGGTGGAGACCCGGCTGGCCAGCCTGGGCCGCAAGATCTCCGTCACGCTGGAGATCGACGCCGTGGGCGCCATCGTCGACCTGGTCACGCAGGGCTACGGCCATGCCATCGTCACGCAGAACGCCTTGCTGATCACCGGCGACGCGGCCAAGCTCAGCGCCCGGCGCATCGTGTCGCCGCGCATGACCAGCACGCTGGCGCTGGCGACGTCGGCCGAGCGGCCGGAGACGGCGCTGGGCCGCCAGACCGCGCAGCTCATCGCCGATTTCACTCCCAGGGCGTTGGCGCAGGCGGCGCGCCGGGCGGCGGGCAAACGCTGA
- a CDS encoding tripartite tricarboxylate transporter substrate binding protein, translating into MKSASLATFARRACRWLAACAMTGLAAGAAAAYPERPVTLVVTYPPGGTVDLVARLIGPRLSAVLGQPVVIENKGGAGGMIGGAYVAKAAPDGYTLMLDASNHGQNPALHSKMMFDTLRDFAPVSLLLRVPNILVVTPSYQVRTVADLIRLATPADGPHVYYASSGPGSAQHLAGELFNFLAHTHMQHVAYKGGGPAMVDVMSGQVPVMFASMGSSWAHVKSGKLRAVASGGTQRSASAPDLPTIAESGVPGYASYEWNAVFAPAGTPPAIVEQLSQALAQVLKDPQVSKQLVDMGAELVGSTPAELDTFRRAEIDKWKKVVEEAHLQLD; encoded by the coding sequence ATGAAATCCGCATCCCTAGCCACTTTCGCGCGCCGCGCGTGCCGCTGGCTGGCCGCCTGCGCCATGACCGGCCTGGCGGCCGGCGCCGCCGCGGCCTATCCCGAGCGTCCGGTCACCCTGGTGGTGACCTATCCGCCCGGCGGCACCGTCGACCTGGTGGCGCGCCTGATCGGCCCGCGCCTGTCGGCGGTGCTGGGCCAGCCCGTCGTCATCGAGAACAAGGGTGGCGCCGGCGGCATGATAGGCGGCGCCTACGTCGCCAAGGCCGCGCCGGACGGCTATACCCTGATGCTGGACGCCTCCAATCACGGGCAGAATCCGGCGCTGCACAGCAAGATGATGTTCGATACGCTGCGCGATTTCGCGCCCGTGTCCCTGCTGCTGCGCGTGCCGAATATCCTGGTCGTCACGCCCTCGTACCAGGTCAGGACGGTCGCGGACCTGATCAGGCTGGCCACGCCCGCGGACGGTCCGCACGTGTACTACGCCTCGTCCGGGCCCGGCTCGGCCCAGCACCTGGCGGGCGAGCTGTTCAACTTCCTGGCCCATACGCATATGCAGCATGTGGCCTACAAGGGCGGCGGTCCCGCCATGGTCGACGTCATGTCCGGCCAGGTGCCGGTCATGTTCGCCAGCATGGGGTCGTCGTGGGCGCACGTGAAGAGCGGCAAGCTGCGCGCGGTGGCCTCCGGCGGGACGCAGCGCTCGGCCTCCGCGCCGGACCTGCCCACCATCGCGGAATCCGGCGTGCCGGGCTATGCCTCGTATGAATGGAACGCCGTGTTCGCGCCCGCCGGCACGCCGCCCGCCATCGTGGAGCAGCTATCCCAGGCGCTGGCCCAGGTGCTGAAGGATCCGCAGGTTTCCAAGCAACTGGTCGACATGGGCGCCGAACTGGTCGGCTCCACGCCCGCGGAGCTCGATACCTTCCGCCGCGCGGAAATCGACAAGTGGAAGAAGGTTGTCGAGGAAGCGCATCTGCAATTGGATTGA